The proteins below come from a single Salvelinus fontinalis isolate EN_2023a chromosome 1, ASM2944872v1, whole genome shotgun sequence genomic window:
- the LOC129851252 gene encoding sphingolipid delta(4)-desaturase DES1-like, producing the protein MGNRVAREDYEWVYTDQPHADRRKEILAKYPEIKTLMGPDPRLKWIVCMMVIIQFIAFYLVKDLDWKWVLFWTYAFGSCINHSMTLAIHEISHNTAFGNNRAMWNRWFAMFANLPIGLPYSASFKRYHLDHHRYLGGDGIDVDIPSDFEGWFFCTRFRKFVWIILQPLFYAIRPLCINPKPITGLELANVAVQLSFNVALYWLCGAKPVVYMMAGSLLGMGLHPISGHFIAEHYMFLKGHETYSYYGSLNLLTFNVGYHNEHHDFPSIPGRRLPMVKKIASEYYDDLPHYTSWVKVLYDFIMDDQLSPYSRVKRRLKGDVKQE; encoded by the exons CAAAGTACCCAGAAATAAAGACACTAATGGGGCCTGATCCCAGGCTGAAGTGGATTGTTTGCATGATGGTAATCATCCAGTTCATAGCGTTCTACCTGGTCAAAGACCTAGACTGGAAatgggtcctgttctggacttATGCCTTTGGCAGCTGCATCAATCACTCTATGACCCTGGCCATCCATGAGATTTCCCACAACACAGCATTTGGCAACAACAGGGCCATGTGGAACCGCTGGTTCGCCATGTTTGCCAACCTGCCCATTGGGCTGCCATATTCGGCCTCCTTTAAGCGCTACCACCTGGACCACCACCGCTACCTGGGAGGAGACGGTATAGACGTAGACATCCCATCTGATTTTGAGGGCTGGTTCTTCTGCACACGCTTCCGCAAATTTGTCTGGATCATCCTCCAGCCTCTGTTCTATGCCATCCGCCCTCTCTGCATCAACCCCAAGCCCATCACCGGCCTGGAGCTGGCCAACGTGGCCGTGCAGCTGTCCTTCAATGTGGCCCTCTACTGGCTGTGTGGAGCCAAGCCTGTGGTCTACATGATGGCGGGCTCCTTGCTGGGAATGGGCCTGCACCCCATCTCTGGACACTTTATCGCCGAGCACTACATGTTTCTCAAGGGCCATGAGACCTACTCCTACTATGGCTCCCTCAACCTGCTCACCTTCAATGTGGGCTACCACAACGAGCACCACGACTTCCCCAGCATCCCAGGACGTAGGCTACCTATG GTGAAGAAAATAGCATCAGAGTACTATGATGACCTGCCCCACTACACATCGTGGGTGAAGGTCCTGTATGACTTCATTATGGACGACCAGCTCAGCCCCTATTCTCGTGTGAAGAGGAGGCTGAAGGGAGATGTCAAGCAGGAATAA